In a single window of the Salmo trutta chromosome 21, fSalTru1.1, whole genome shotgun sequence genome:
- the LOC115157214 gene encoding LOW QUALITY PROTEIN: THO complex subunit 1-like (The sequence of the model RefSeq protein was modified relative to this genomic sequence to represent the inferred CDS: inserted 1 base in 1 codon) translates to MSVLILFNFNDAKDIFTASTRSALVNKTSKPLINAFNQITGNETEKKTTLDQALRQVLEEQIVEKKALVDDFLSLIYFSIDGVTEGICSATTPFLLLGDVLDCLPLYQCDKVFSFVEENVSTWKSNSFYTAGKNYLLRMCNDLLRRLSKSQNTVFCGRIQLFLARLFPLSEKSGLNLQSQFNLDNITVFNKNELESTLGQKPTEEEDGMEVEEGEMGDEEPSAPAPCSIPIDYNLYRKFWTLQDYFRNPVQCYVKFSWMTFLKYSDETLAVFRSFKLDDMQASKRKLEELRTAGGDHVYFAKFLTSEKLMDLQLSDINFRRHILLQYLILFQYLKGQVKFKSSSCILNDDQCSWMEETTKVVYQLLREIPPDGDKFATMVEHVLNTEENWNSWKNEGCPSFVQERPVDDKPKRPMRKRQAPEDFLGKGPDRKVFMGNVELTRLWNLNHNNMAACQSVSREFMPTLEEFFEEAIEQADPANMVEDEYKVVRNSNYGWRALRLLSRRSPHFFQPTNQQFKSLADYLESMVIKLAKELPKDLPSEEIKTXGDTLLKESNDSLSMQTKLVSNQQMDDIAGKLGSQWKTLAGQLEIKAAEIREIETDSKDMDMQAKLLLVAWQDREGTQATVESLVPALNAAGFPKIAEILNET, encoded by the exons ATGTCTGTACTGATTTTATTCAATTTCAACGATGCAAAAGATATATTTACA GCCTCAACCAGGAGTGCGTTGGTCAACAAAACCAGCAAACCTTTGATAAACGCATTCAACCAGATCACTGGAAA TGAGACAGAGAAGAAGACCACCCTTGACCAAGCTCTGAGGCAAGTCCTGGAGGAGCAGATT GTGGAAAAGAAAGCACTTGTCGATGACTTCCTGTCTCTCATCTATTTCAGCATTGATGGAGTTACTGAAG GTATCTGCTCCGCCACCACTCCTTTCCTACTGTTGGGAGATGTTCTGGACTGTCTTCCTCTGTACCAGTGTGATAAGGTCTTCTCCTTTGTTGAAGAGAATGTCTCCACCTGGAAGTCT AACTCCTTTTACACTGCTGGGAAAAACTACTTGTTAAGGATGTGTAATG ATCTTTTGAGGAGGTTGTCCAAGTCTCAGAACACAGTCTTCTGTGGCCGGATCCAGCTGTTCCTGGCTCGTCTCTTTCCCCTGTCTGAGAAATCAG GTCTGAACCTGCAGAGCCAGTTTAATCTCGACAACATCACAGTGTTCAACAAAAATGAGCTAGAGAGCACTCTTGGCCAGAAG cccacagaggaggaggatgggatggaagtggaagagggggagatgggagatgAGGAACCTAGTGCACCTGCTCCATG TTCCATCCCTATCGACTACAACCTATACAGAAAGTTCTGGACTCTGCAGGACTACTTCAGAAACCCTGTTCAGTGTTATGTGAAGTTTTCCTGGATGACTTTCCTCAAG TATTCAGACGAGACGCTGGCAGTGTTTAGAAGCTTCAAGCTGGATGACATGCAGGCTTCTAAAAGGAAGCTGGAAGAGCTGAGGACAGCAGGAGGAGACCACGTTTACTTTGCCAAGTTCCTCACCAGTGAGAAG TTGATGGACCTGCAGCTCAGTGACATTAACTTCAGACGACACATCCTCCTGCAGTACCTTATCCTGTTCCAGTACCTCAAGGGACAGGTCAAGTTCAAAAG CTCCAGTTGTATCCTGAATGATGATCAGTGTTCATGGATGGAGGAGACCACCAAAGTTGtgtaccag CTGCTCAGAGAGATCCCACCGGATGGAGACAAGTTTGCCACCATGGTCGAG CATGTCCTAAACACAGAGGAGAACTGGAACTCGTGGAAAAACGAAGGATGCCCAAGCTTTGTGCAGGAAAG ACCAGTAGATGACAAACCCAAGAGACCCATGAGGAAGAGACAAGCTCCAGAAGACTTCCTAGGTAAAGGCCCTGACAGGAAGGTATTCATGGGGAA TGTTGAACTCACGAGACTGTGGAATCTGAACCATAACAATATGGCAGCTTGCCAGTCAGTTAGCAG GGAATTCATGCCTACTCTGGAGGAGTTCTTTGAAGAGGCCATTGAACAGGCTGACCCAGCCAACATGGTGGAAGACGAGTACAA GGTGGTGCGTAACTCAAACTATGGCTGGCGAGCCCTGCGTCTGTTGTCTAGGAGGAGTCCCCACTTCTTCCAGCCCACCAACCAGCAGTTCAAGAGCCTGGCTGACTACCTGGAGAGCATGGTCATCAAACTAGCCAAGGAGCTGCCG AAGGACCTCCCGTCTGAGGAGATAAAGA ATGGTGACACCCTTCTCAAAGAGAGCAACGACA GTCTGAGCATGCAGACCAAACTGGTGTCTAACCAGCAGATGGATGACATAGCAGGCAAGCTGGGTTCCCAATGGAAGACCCTGGCTGGCCAGCTGGAGATAAAAGCAGCGGAGATCCGGGAGattgagacagacagcaaggacATGGACATGCAGGCCAAGCTGCTGTTGGTGGCCTGGCAGGACCGTGAGGGGACACAGGCCACTGTCGAGAGCCTGGTTCCAGCGCTCAATGCTGCTGGCTTCCCCAAGATCGCAGAGATCCTCAACGAGACATAG
- the LOC115157215 gene encoding ubiquitin carboxyl-terminal hydrolase 14 isoform X1 has protein sequence MTVFTVNVKWGKEKFDAIELNTEEPPMVFKAQLFALTGVQPERQKVMVKGGTLKDDDWGNIKLKNGMTLLMMGSAEALPEEPAVRPMFVEDMTEDQLASAMEMPCGLTNLGNTCYMNATVQCLRSVPELKGALRRYAGALGSSGANASSQYITAALRDLYETMDETSSSIPPIILLQFLHMAFPQFAEKGDQGQYLQQDANECWLQMMRVLQQKLEPQDPDAPMETDTESGAAAVASKKNFIDQYFGVEYETTMKCTESEDEEPAKGKESQLQLSCFINQEVKYLATGLRLRLQEEITKLSPSLQRNALYIKSSKVRRLPAYLTIQMVRFFYKEKESVNAKVLKDVKFPLMLDVYELCTSELQEKMVAVRSKFKEIEDKKLEKQSQKQVEKKLGDKPKEVKYEPFSFDDDLGSNNSGYYDLQAVLTHQGRSSSSGHYVGWVKRKEDEWVKFDDDKVSVVSPEDILRLSGGGDWHIAYVLLYGPRRLEILEEEKQ, from the exons ATGACTGTGTTTACAG TGAATGTGAAATGGGGAAAAGAGAAGTTTGATGCAATAGAGCTGAACACAGAAGAACCTCCCATGGTCTTCAAGGCTCAGCTCTTCGCCTTGACCGGGGTACAACCAGAGAGACAGAAGGTTATGGTCAAGGGAGGCACACTTAAG GACGATGACTGGGGAAACATAAAATTAAAGAAT GGGATGACTCTGTTGATGATGGGCTCAGCGGAGGCCCTGCCCGAGGAGCCTGCAGTCAGGCCCATGTTTGTAGAGGACATGACTGAGGACCAGCTGGCCTCAGCT ATGGAGATGCCTTGTGGACTAACCAACCTGGGAAACACCTGCTATATGAACGCTACAGTGCAGTGTCTTCGCTCCGTGCCAGAGCTCAAAGGAGCCCTCAGAAG GTACGCAGGTGCTCTGGGATCCTCAGGTGCCAACGCATCATCCCAGTACATCACAGCAG CCCTCCGTGACCTCTACGAGACCATGGATGAAACTTCCTCCAGCATACCCCCAATCATCTTGCTGCAGTTCCTGCACATGGCTTTCCCCCAGTTCGCTGAGAAGGGAGACCAGGGACAGTACCTTCAGCAG gaTGCCAACGAGTGCTGGTTACAGATGATGCGGGTTCTTCAGCAGAAGTTGGAGCCACAAGACCCAGACGCTCCCATGGAG ACTGACACTGAGAGTGGAGCTGCTGCTGTCGCTTCCAAGAAGAACTTCATCGACCAGTATTTTGGAGTGGAGTATGAAACCAC TATGAAATGTACAGAGTCTGAAGATGAGGAGCCAGCTAAAGGTAAAGAGAGCCAGCTTCAACTCAGCTGTTTCATCAACCAGGAGGTCAAATACCTGGCCACCGGGCTCAGGCTG AGACTGCAGGAAGAAATCACCAAGCTGTCCCCGTCTTTGCAAAGAAATGCCCTGTACATAAAATCT TCTAAAGTCAGACGCCTCCCTGCCTACCTGACCATTCAGATGGTTCGCTTTTTCTACAAAGAGAAGGAGTCTGTCAATGCCAAAGTCTTAAAG GATGTCAAGTTCCCGCTGATGCTGGATGTGTATGAGCTGTGTACCTCTGAGCTGCAAGAGAAGATGGTGGCAGTCAGGTCAAAGTTCAAGGAGATTGAGGACAAGAAGCTGGAGAAACAGTCACAGAAg CAGGTGGAGAAGAAACTGGGAGACAAACCGAAAGAAGTCAAATATGAGCCCTTTTCATTCGATGATG ACCTGGGCTCCAACAACAGCGGTTACTATGACCTGCAGGCAGTGCTGACACACCAGGGCCGATCCAGCTCCTCCGGACACTACGTTGGCTGGGTCAAGAGGAAAGAAG ACGAGTGGGTGAAGTTTGATGACGACAAGGTGAGTGTGGTGTCTCCAGAGGATATACTGAGGCTGTCCGGTGGAGGAGACTGGCATATAGCCTACGTCCTACTGTACGGACCCCGACGACTGGAAATACTTGAAGAGGAGAAACAGTAA
- the LOC115157215 gene encoding ubiquitin carboxyl-terminal hydrolase 14 isoform X2 yields the protein MTVFTVNVKWGKEKFDAIELNTEEPPMVFKAQLFALTGVQPERQKVMVKGGTLKDDDWGNIKLKNGMTLLMMGSAEALPEEPAVRPMFVEDMTEDQLASAMEMPCGLTNLGNTCYMNATVQCLRSVPELKGALRRYAGALGSSGANASSQYITAALRDLYETMDETSSSIPPIILLQFLHMAFPQFAEKGDQGQYLQQDANECWLQMMRVLQQKLEPQDPDAPMETDTESGAAAVASKKNFIDQYFGVEYETTMKCTESEDEEPAKGKESQLQLSCFINQEVKYLATGLRLRLQEEITKLSPSLQRNALYIKSSKVRRLPAYLTIQMVRFFYKEKESVNAKVLKDVKFPLMLDVYELCTSELQEKMVAVRSKFKEIEDKKLEKQSQKVEKKLGDKPKEVKYEPFSFDDDLGSNNSGYYDLQAVLTHQGRSSSSGHYVGWVKRKEDEWVKFDDDKVSVVSPEDILRLSGGGDWHIAYVLLYGPRRLEILEEEKQ from the exons ATGACTGTGTTTACAG TGAATGTGAAATGGGGAAAAGAGAAGTTTGATGCAATAGAGCTGAACACAGAAGAACCTCCCATGGTCTTCAAGGCTCAGCTCTTCGCCTTGACCGGGGTACAACCAGAGAGACAGAAGGTTATGGTCAAGGGAGGCACACTTAAG GACGATGACTGGGGAAACATAAAATTAAAGAAT GGGATGACTCTGTTGATGATGGGCTCAGCGGAGGCCCTGCCCGAGGAGCCTGCAGTCAGGCCCATGTTTGTAGAGGACATGACTGAGGACCAGCTGGCCTCAGCT ATGGAGATGCCTTGTGGACTAACCAACCTGGGAAACACCTGCTATATGAACGCTACAGTGCAGTGTCTTCGCTCCGTGCCAGAGCTCAAAGGAGCCCTCAGAAG GTACGCAGGTGCTCTGGGATCCTCAGGTGCCAACGCATCATCCCAGTACATCACAGCAG CCCTCCGTGACCTCTACGAGACCATGGATGAAACTTCCTCCAGCATACCCCCAATCATCTTGCTGCAGTTCCTGCACATGGCTTTCCCCCAGTTCGCTGAGAAGGGAGACCAGGGACAGTACCTTCAGCAG gaTGCCAACGAGTGCTGGTTACAGATGATGCGGGTTCTTCAGCAGAAGTTGGAGCCACAAGACCCAGACGCTCCCATGGAG ACTGACACTGAGAGTGGAGCTGCTGCTGTCGCTTCCAAGAAGAACTTCATCGACCAGTATTTTGGAGTGGAGTATGAAACCAC TATGAAATGTACAGAGTCTGAAGATGAGGAGCCAGCTAAAGGTAAAGAGAGCCAGCTTCAACTCAGCTGTTTCATCAACCAGGAGGTCAAATACCTGGCCACCGGGCTCAGGCTG AGACTGCAGGAAGAAATCACCAAGCTGTCCCCGTCTTTGCAAAGAAATGCCCTGTACATAAAATCT TCTAAAGTCAGACGCCTCCCTGCCTACCTGACCATTCAGATGGTTCGCTTTTTCTACAAAGAGAAGGAGTCTGTCAATGCCAAAGTCTTAAAG GATGTCAAGTTCCCGCTGATGCTGGATGTGTATGAGCTGTGTACCTCTGAGCTGCAAGAGAAGATGGTGGCAGTCAGGTCAAAGTTCAAGGAGATTGAGGACAAGAAGCTGGAGAAACAGTCACAGAAg GTGGAGAAGAAACTGGGAGACAAACCGAAAGAAGTCAAATATGAGCCCTTTTCATTCGATGATG ACCTGGGCTCCAACAACAGCGGTTACTATGACCTGCAGGCAGTGCTGACACACCAGGGCCGATCCAGCTCCTCCGGACACTACGTTGGCTGGGTCAAGAGGAAAGAAG ACGAGTGGGTGAAGTTTGATGACGACAAGGTGAGTGTGGTGTCTCCAGAGGATATACTGAGGCTGTCCGGTGGAGGAGACTGGCATATAGCCTACGTCCTACTGTACGGACCCCGACGACTGGAAATACTTGAAGAGGAGAAACAGTAA